ATGCGCAGGGCGAGAACCGTTACGAACCCGACGGCGCTTACAAACAACTCATGCAGCGGCTGCGCGCGGATTTCGACGTGCGTATCCACAACCAGCCGCTCACACGCCAGACGCTTGCGGATGTGAAACTGTTGCTCATCGCCAATCCGAGCGACAAGGCCGTGAAGAACAACCCGGCGCCACCGCACGTTTCGGACGCGGACATCAAAGCGCTGACCGGGTTCGTCCAAAACGGCGGCGGTCTGATCGTCTCCGGCAACCAGGAAAATCATAACCTGGAGGTGCACGACATGAACAAGCTGCTCGCGCACTTCGGGATTCAGGTTACGAACCTCTACACCGATGCCAAGAAACTCGTGCTGCCAAAAGAGACGCCAATCATCGGAGGACTTCGCTGGGCCTACTACACCGGCGATCTGTTATTGCTCGATTCGGCGAGTCCGGCGAAACCGCGCGCGCTGGTAATGAACGACCTGAACCAGAAGCCGGAGAAAGGCGCGCGTGACCAGGCCGGTTGCCTGCTTGCCACTGCCGAACCGGGGAAGGGACGCGTCATCGTCATAACCGACTCGGGCTGGCTTGCCGATTGGGCGTTCGACGAGCAAGGAGTTGGCGGCGTCGCCATCAAAGGACAGGATAATTGGGAGATTTTTCGGCGACTGACACATTGGACCGCTCACCTTCCCGACGCTTCAAGATGAAGATCCGGGAATTGAACCACGTCGCGATTCACGTGGGCGACGTCGAGAAGAGCTGCCGGTTTTATCGCGACGTGTTGCGGCTTGAGTCCATGCCGCGCCCGGCGTTCACGTTTCCCGGCGCGTGGTTCCGGCTCGGCTCGAACCAGGAGCTTCACCTCTTGGGTGATCGCGCTGAACCGGTGTTCTCGCACCATCGCGGCAACCATTTCGCTCTACAGGTGGACGACCTTGACGCATGGGAACGACATTTCAAATCGTTGGGTGTCGAACACCAGCCACGCAAAACGCGACCTGACGGCGCCTCGCAACTTTTCCTCCGCGATCCGGACGGGCATGTGATTGAACTGTTCACTCCTGCGTCCGCGAAGTGAATGCTCAAACGACGCCGCATCTACCGCCGTGCCGGACCCACATATTGAGCGGTGGTATCTCTTGGACATACCCGCTTTGTCCGAAGCAGCAGGACTTACCAAAACTCCGGCCTTGCTGCAATTCGAGTGCGACAAGGATTTTTACAAGCGGTTGTTGCGATCCGCCTTTGACGGAAGTTCAATTATTCCGCCATTGGGTGGAACAGAGTATGGTCCACTGGTAGCTGACAAAATCAATTGTATGATGCCGGCAAAGCTGATCATGGCTTGGCCGAATTTGTGACAGCGGTAAAGGATTGAATCAAGCAGTTGCCGTAATTCACATTGGATTGAAAACGTTTTACGGGAGATTCAAACGAATTGTCCGCAATCACACCGCACGTTGCGACGAAGGGTCAAGCAAACACAATCTGTGTCGTCGCCGCCTTCTCGTCCCAACCGCGGGTCGGTTCGGCGGTGACCGATGAAATGTCTTTGTTGGAGATCTGCCGTCCGCGTGTCTTCGGGCTTTTGATTTCGATCTGTTTTGGCTCGCAGGTTTGCTGGCTGATCTTCTGATGCGGCGCGGGTTTGTAGCGGACGTAAAGAATCTTCGGCGTGTCTGGCGCGAAGAACAGGATGCGCGACTTGTCCGGAATGCAAAGATACGCCTTGTTCAGGATGGTCCCGCCGAACTTGAACCGTTTGAGGTAGCTGGCCTTGCGGTCGGTATAGGCGCACGTGAACACCGTCTCGCGATCAGGCAGCCCGCAATAAAACAGTTCCGGCCCCACGAACATTTTCTCCGGCAGCTCTGTCACCTTGTAAGTCCCGTCCTTGAACACGAGCAGAATCTTGTCGAATTTCGTGCAGTCCACCTTGAATTCCTCGCCGCCGACCTTGTAGCCGACGTAGCCGCTCTCGCGGTCGTACGCGACCTTGAAGGCCTTGAACGCCGCTTCCTTCGCGTCCACCTCGTCGTAGCGGCTCGATTTCGTCAGGCGCGGATACAACGGGCCATATTTTTCGAGCAGCCCTTCGAGGTGGCTGATGACGTATCGGGTGAGATTCTTCAGGTTTTTGCGCGTCTCCGCGAGGTCTGCCTTCACCTTATCCATCTCCTCCCGATGCTGGTTGATGTCGAAAAGCGAAATGCGGCGGATGCGCACCGTGAGTAATCTCTCGACGTCGGCGCCGGTCAATTCGCGCAGCAGTTGCCGGCGGAAGGGTTTGAAACCGTTGTGCACCGCGGCAACAACAGCCTCGTTGGTTTTGCACTGCTCGATCTTCTTGTAAATCCGCTCCTCAATGAAGATGCGCTCCAGTGTGCGAAAATGCAGTTCGTCCTCGAGTTTCTTTTCCTTGAGCTGAAGCTCGCGCTTCAGCGTGTCCACGAGCTGCGCCGTATTTTCCCGGAGCACCTCGCTCACCGTCATCTCCACCGGCCGGTTGTTTTTGATGACGATGATGCGGCTGGCAATGGTGACCTCGCAGTCGGTGAATGCG
The DNA window shown above is from Candidatus Angelobacter sp. and carries:
- a CDS encoding DNA topoisomerase IV subunit A, encoding MSAAKKTEVIAETGASPAKPRNGRPAKIELPLHRRVDTSFLQYASYVIRDRAIPNLADGLKPVQRRILWSLHEKDDGRFIKVATISGHCAQYHPHGEAAISDALVVLVNKRYLIEGQGNFGNIFTGDPAAAPRYIECRLTELARTEIFNDDLTEFVPSYDGRNQEPVSLPSKLPLLLMLGTEGIAVGMSCKILPHNFTELLEAQIAILKKQSFRLLPDFPTGGLMDAREYKDGSGGIKVRAKIKTRDDSTVIIKEIPPTTTTDSLIASIEDAARKGKIKVRSVNDFTSEEVEIEVKAPGGVNAEQLVDALYAFTDCEVTIASRIIVIKNNRPVEMTVSEVLRENTAQLVDTLKRELQLKEKKLEDELHFRTLERIFIEERIYKKIEQCKTNEAVVAAVHNGFKPFRRQLLRELTGADVERLLTVRIRRISLFDINQHREEMDKVKADLAETRKNLKNLTRYVISHLEGLLEKYGPLYPRLTKSSRYDEVDAKEAAFKAFKVAYDRESGYVGYKVGGEEFKVDCTKFDKILLVFKDGTYKVTELPEKMFVGPELFYCGLPDRETVFTCAYTDRKASYLKRFKFGGTILNKAYLCIPDKSRILFFAPDTPKILYVRYKPAPHQKISQQTCEPKQIEIKSPKTRGRQISNKDISSVTAEPTRGWDEKAATTQIVFA
- a CDS encoding VOC family protein, whose product is MKIRELNHVAIHVGDVEKSCRFYRDVLRLESMPRPAFTFPGAWFRLGSNQELHLLGDRAEPVFSHHRGNHFALQVDDLDAWERHFKSLGVEHQPRKTRPDGASQLFLRDPDGHVIELFTPASAK